One genomic region from Streptomyces sp. NBC_00582 encodes:
- a CDS encoding GNAT family N-acetyltransferase, whose translation MDIVIRRAEPGEYEALGEITARAYLQDGLLDYGEGDAYLPVLKDVAARAAAAEVLVAVEGERLLGGVTFVAGPGPVADIARPGEAEIRALAVAHEARGRGAGEALVRACLDRARATEGCTAVVLSSQRSMHTAHRIYERLGFVRTPERDWNPVPHLDDVTLLAYELTL comes from the coding sequence ATGGACATCGTGATACGGCGGGCGGAGCCCGGTGAGTACGAGGCGCTGGGTGAGATCACCGCGCGGGCCTATCTCCAGGACGGTCTGCTCGACTACGGCGAGGGGGACGCGTACCTGCCGGTGCTGAAGGACGTGGCCGCGCGGGCGGCCGCCGCCGAGGTGCTGGTCGCCGTCGAGGGGGAACGGCTGCTGGGCGGGGTCACGTTCGTCGCGGGGCCCGGGCCGGTCGCCGACATCGCGCGGCCCGGCGAGGCCGAGATCCGCGCGCTCGCGGTCGCGCACGAGGCGCGGGGCCGGGGTGCCGGGGAGGCCCTGGTGCGGGCCTGCCTCGACCGGGCGCGGGCCACGGAGGGCTGCACGGCGGTCGTCCTGTCGAGCCAGCGCAGCATGCACACCGCGCACCGGATCTACGAACGTCTCGGCTTCGTCCGTACACCCGAGCGGGACTGGAATCCCGTGCCGCATCTGGACGACGTCACTCTTCTCGCCTACGAGTTGACGCTCTGA
- a CDS encoding helix-turn-helix domain-containing protein, with protein sequence MLKNVAAVLLDGVHPFELGVVCEVFGLDRGDEGLPVYDFAVVSAEGPSLGTHVGGLTVSTPYGLDRLEEADLIAVPAADSALDRDYPPALLAALRRAVDRGTRVLSVCSGVFVLGAAGLLDGRRCAAHWRHAEVLARRFPRTLVEPDVLYVDEDPVITSAGTAAGIDACLHIVRKEQGPEVANGIARRMVVPPHRDGGQAQYIQRPLPRSSCDTVGEVLAWMEAHLDQEVTVEQLAARAHMAPRTFARRFQQETGTTPYRWLLRQRVLLAQDLLEATDETVDAIAWRTGFGTAGALRHQFVRSLGTTPNAYRRTFRGPRAVA encoded by the coding sequence ATGCTGAAGAACGTGGCCGCGGTCCTGCTCGACGGTGTGCACCCCTTCGAGCTCGGTGTCGTCTGCGAGGTGTTCGGCCTCGACCGCGGTGACGAGGGGTTGCCGGTGTACGACTTCGCCGTGGTCTCGGCCGAGGGCCCCTCGCTGGGCACCCATGTCGGCGGGCTCACCGTCTCCACGCCGTACGGCCTCGACCGGCTGGAGGAGGCCGATCTGATCGCCGTACCGGCCGCGGACTCGGCCCTCGACCGGGACTATCCGCCCGCGCTGCTGGCCGCCCTGCGCCGCGCCGTGGACCGCGGGACGCGGGTGCTCAGCGTCTGCTCCGGGGTGTTCGTGCTGGGCGCGGCGGGGCTGCTCGACGGGCGGCGCTGTGCCGCGCACTGGCGGCACGCCGAGGTCCTGGCCCGCCGCTTCCCGAGGACGCTCGTCGAGCCGGACGTGCTCTACGTCGACGAGGACCCGGTGATCACCTCCGCCGGCACCGCCGCCGGGATCGACGCCTGTCTGCACATCGTCCGCAAGGAGCAGGGGCCCGAGGTCGCGAACGGGATCGCCCGGCGGATGGTGGTCCCGCCGCACCGGGACGGCGGCCAGGCGCAGTACATCCAGCGGCCGCTGCCCCGCTCGTCGTGCGACACGGTCGGGGAGGTGCTGGCCTGGATGGAGGCGCACCTCGACCAGGAGGTCACGGTCGAGCAGCTCGCGGCCCGCGCCCATATGGCGCCGCGCACCTTCGCCCGCCGCTTCCAGCAGGAGACGGGCACCACCCCCTACCGCTGGCTGCTGCGCCAGCGGGTGCTGCTCGCACAGGACCTGCTGGAGGCCACGGACGAGACGGTGGACGCGATCGCCTGGCGCACCGGCTTCGGCACGGCGGGCGCCCTGCGCCATCAGTTCGTGCGGTCCCTGGGGACGACCCCGAACGCCTACCGGCGGACGTTCCGGGGGCCGCGGGCCGTCGCCTGA
- a CDS encoding ribonucleoside-diphosphate reductase subunit alpha translates to MTIAPADPASAIQPDFDGPGAALLRTLTELTADLPDADPGRVAAAALRGRSARADETELRELATEAAAGLISEDPAYSKLAARLLTVSIAAEAASQGVTSFTESVAVGHREGLVADRTAAFVRLHATRLDALIDPAADDRFGYFGLRTLHSRYLLRHPLTRKVVETPQHFLLRVASGLAEDDTTRAVDEVAALYGLMSRLDYLPSSPTLFNSGTRHPQMSSCYLLDSPLDELDSIYDRYHQVARLSKHAGGIGLSYSRIRSRGSLIRGTNGHSNGIVPFLKTLDASVAAVNQGGRRKGAAAVYLETWHSDIEEFLELRDNTGEDARRTHNLNLAHWIPDEFMRRVNADGQWSLFSPSDVPELVDLWGEEFDAAYRKAEAAGLAKKTIPARDLYGRMMRTLAQTGNGWMTFKDAANRTANQTALPGHVVHSSNLCTEILEVTNDGETAVCNLGSVNLGAFVDTTTGDLDWERLDGAVRTAVTFLDRVVDINFYPTEQAGRSNAKWRPVGLGAMGLQDVFFKLRLPFDSAGARELSTRIAERIMLAAYEASADLAERSGPLPAWEKTRTARGVLHPDHYGVAFTWPERWAALRERIATTGLRNSLLLAIAPTATIASIAGVYECIEPQVSNLFKRETLSGEFLQVNSYLVQDLKELGVWDARTREALRESNGSVQDFAWIPADVRALYRTAWEIPQRGLIDMAAARTPFLDQSQSLNLFLETPTIGKLSSMYAYAWKSGLKTTYYLRSRPATRIARAAQASLPVQQTADPDAVACSLENPESCEACQ, encoded by the coding sequence GTGACCATCGCGCCAGCCGATCCGGCCTCAGCGATCCAGCCGGACTTCGACGGTCCCGGTGCCGCGCTGCTGCGGACCCTGACCGAGCTGACCGCCGACCTCCCCGACGCCGACCCCGGTCGGGTCGCCGCCGCCGCGCTGCGCGGCCGGTCGGCGCGGGCGGACGAGACGGAGCTGCGCGAGCTGGCCACGGAGGCGGCCGCCGGCCTGATCTCCGAGGACCCCGCCTACTCGAAGCTGGCCGCCCGGCTGCTGACGGTCTCGATCGCCGCGGAGGCCGCCTCGCAGGGTGTGACGTCCTTCACGGAGTCCGTCGCCGTGGGCCACCGCGAGGGGCTGGTCGCCGACCGCACCGCCGCGTTCGTACGGCTGCACGCGACCCGGCTGGACGCGCTGATCGACCCGGCCGCCGACGACCGCTTCGGCTACTTCGGACTGCGCACCCTGCACAGCCGCTATCTGCTGCGCCACCCCCTCACCCGTAAGGTCGTGGAGACGCCCCAGCACTTCCTGCTGCGGGTCGCGAGCGGTCTCGCCGAGGACGACACCACCCGTGCCGTGGACGAGGTCGCCGCGCTCTACGGGCTCATGAGCCGGCTCGACTACCTGCCGTCCTCCCCCACGCTCTTCAACTCCGGCACCCGGCACCCCCAGATGTCGTCCTGCTACCTCCTCGACTCCCCGCTGGACGAGCTGGACTCGATCTACGACCGCTACCACCAGGTGGCCCGGCTGTCGAAGCACGCCGGCGGCATCGGGCTGTCGTACTCCCGGATCCGCTCGCGCGGTTCGCTGATCCGCGGCACCAACGGGCACTCCAACGGCATCGTGCCGTTCCTGAAGACCCTGGACGCCTCCGTCGCCGCCGTGAACCAGGGCGGGCGGCGCAAGGGCGCGGCCGCGGTCTATCTGGAGACCTGGCACTCCGACATCGAGGAGTTCCTGGAGCTGCGTGACAACACCGGTGAGGACGCCCGCCGTACGCACAACCTGAACCTGGCGCACTGGATCCCGGACGAGTTCATGCGCCGGGTGAACGCCGACGGGCAGTGGTCGCTGTTCTCGCCCTCCGACGTGCCCGAGCTGGTCGACCTGTGGGGCGAGGAGTTCGACGCCGCGTACCGCAAGGCGGAGGCGGCCGGACTCGCGAAGAAGACCATCCCGGCGCGCGACCTGTACGGCCGGATGATGCGGACCCTCGCGCAGACCGGCAACGGCTGGATGACCTTCAAGGACGCGGCCAACCGCACCGCCAACCAGACGGCGCTGCCGGGCCATGTCGTGCACTCCTCCAACCTCTGCACGGAGATCCTGGAGGTCACGAACGACGGCGAGACGGCGGTCTGCAACCTGGGGTCGGTGAACCTCGGCGCGTTCGTCGACACGACGACCGGTGACCTCGACTGGGAGCGGCTGGACGGAGCCGTCCGCACGGCCGTCACCTTCCTCGACCGGGTCGTCGACATCAACTTCTACCCGACCGAGCAGGCGGGCCGGTCCAACGCCAAGTGGCGTCCGGTGGGCCTGGGCGCGATGGGGCTGCAGGACGTCTTCTTCAAGCTGCGGCTGCCCTTCGACTCCGCCGGGGCCCGGGAGCTGTCGACGCGGATCGCCGAGCGGATCATGCTCGCGGCGTACGAGGCCTCCGCCGACCTGGCCGAGCGCAGCGGCCCGCTGCCGGCCTGGGAGAAGACCCGTACCGCGCGGGGTGTGCTGCACCCGGACCACTACGGTGTCGCCTTCACCTGGCCGGAGCGCTGGGCGGCGCTGCGCGAGCGGATCGCCACGACGGGTCTGCGCAACAGCCTGCTGCTCGCGATCGCGCCGACCGCCACGATCGCCTCGATCGCCGGTGTCTACGAGTGCATCGAGCCGCAGGTGTCCAACCTGTTCAAGCGCGAGACGCTGTCGGGTGAGTTCCTCCAGGTCAACTCGTATCTGGTCCAGGACCTCAAGGAGCTGGGCGTGTGGGACGCGCGGACCCGGGAGGCGCTGCGCGAGTCCAACGGCTCGGTGCAGGACTTCGCGTGGATCCCGGCCGACGTACGGGCCCTGTACCGGACGGCGTGGGAGATCCCGCAGCGTGGCCTGATCGACATGGCCGCCGCCCGCACCCCGTTCCTGGACCAGTCCCAGTCCCTGAACCTGTTCCTGGAGACGCCGACCATCGGCAAGCTCTCCTCGATGTACGCGTACGCCTGGAAGTCGGGCCTGAAGACGACGTACTACCTGCGGTCGCGTCCGGCGACCCGGATCGCCCGCGCCGCACAAGCATCCCTTCCCGTGCAGCAGACCGCCGACCCCGACGCCGTCGCCTGCTCCCTTGAGAACCCCGAGTCCTGCGAGGCCTGCCAGTAA
- a CDS encoding ribonucleotide-diphosphate reductase subunit beta has protein sequence MSSTEKNLLDPGFELTLRPMRYPDFYERYRDAIKNTWTVEEVDLHSDVADLAKLSPMEQHLIGRLVAFFATGDSIVANNLVLTLYKHINSPEARLYLSRQLFEEAVHVQFYLTLLDTYLPDPDDRAAAFDAVENIPSIREKAEFCFKWINEVEKIDRLESQADRRRFLLNLICFAACIEGLFFYGAFAYVYWFRSRGLLHGLATGTNWVFRDETMHMSFAFDVVDTVRKEEPELFDERLQQQVTDMLREAVEAELQFARDLCGDGLPGMNTDSMRQYLECVADQRLTRLGFAPVYGSENPFSFMELQGVQELTNFFERRPSAYQVAVEGTVDLDEDF, from the coding sequence ATGAGTTCCACCGAGAAGAACCTGCTCGACCCGGGCTTCGAACTGACCCTGCGCCCGATGCGCTACCCGGACTTCTACGAGCGCTACCGGGACGCCATCAAGAACACCTGGACCGTCGAGGAGGTCGACCTCCACTCGGACGTCGCCGACCTCGCCAAGCTGTCCCCGATGGAGCAGCACCTGATCGGCCGGCTGGTCGCCTTCTTCGCGACGGGTGACTCGATCGTGGCGAACAACCTGGTGCTGACGCTGTACAAGCACATCAACTCCCCCGAGGCGCGCCTCTATCTGAGCAGGCAGCTCTTCGAGGAGGCCGTCCACGTCCAGTTCTATCTGACGCTGCTGGACACCTATCTGCCCGACCCGGACGACCGGGCGGCCGCCTTCGACGCGGTCGAGAACATCCCGTCGATCCGCGAGAAGGCCGAGTTCTGCTTCAAGTGGATCAACGAGGTCGAGAAGATCGACCGTCTGGAGTCGCAGGCCGACCGCCGCCGCTTCCTGCTCAACCTGATCTGCTTCGCCGCGTGCATCGAGGGCCTGTTCTTCTACGGCGCCTTCGCGTACGTCTACTGGTTCCGCAGCCGGGGTCTGCTGCACGGTCTCGCCACCGGTACCAACTGGGTGTTCCGGGACGAGACCATGCACATGAGCTTCGCGTTCGACGTGGTCGACACGGTCCGCAAGGAGGAGCCGGAGCTGTTCGACGAGCGGCTTCAGCAGCAGGTCACCGACATGCTCCGGGAGGCCGTCGAGGCGGAGCTGCAGTTCGCGCGGGACCTGTGCGGCGACGGACTGCCGGGCATGAACACCGACTCGATGCGGCAGTACCTGGAGTGCGTCGCCGACCAGCGCCTCACCCGGCTGGGCTTCGCCCCGGTGTACGGCTCGGAGAACCCGTTCTCCTTCATGGAGCTGCAGGGCGTTCAGGAGCTGACCAACTTCTTCGAGCGGCGCCCGTCGGCGTACCAGGTCGCGGTGGAGGGCACGGTCGACCTGGACGAGGACTTCTGA
- a CDS encoding NACHT domain-containing protein, whose translation MTRVVRHPPGKERPRDAPMATLDLRRAGNRVGHGLVGRWHTLTIRLEARRGTARPRKWHRRVSYANITRAIWLVAALALLAWIGEGVFILITHDTTWFEHWRQNNEGFETVFKFVGPILAASVAAALFLFWWYRWTKRRYLAKALRDPRKLVPTAGPDTAEIVGRDEIAQVIAERLRERDTRRPYLLVGGVGSGKTAVLVRLSELLAHQNAVPVPIRLRDAADGSDLNFERLARRRFTDEAPKGILARTKTDRVWQQLLADDKPVVLADGLEEALLDDGRQQSRDNVIRRAIERAHEEKLPLVIASRPHSPLENTSAAIVELEPLGEEAALRFVEAGGPGTDERRLDWIVETAEVTESPIYLRIVRELHRRGALEHDSPDRAPHHLSTRGRDRAALRLWLLESWAEALCEGKLREEVPLTPQERRDTLEAVSALACVGLLQDKLEVGFAELLDPEVLHPGPASRARARLEHLWSGRVFDRYGKQGNVLADWQRQRIWEALCERLGDEERRRLREGNMDQCHAGLARLAAQAGRLKLVEGSERKVRFPHSILQAYLGHRLLHQMGERGAGELVEGALQPPGPSRELLIALVLLSRARETGLPAPGSGIRAGVRKGVAERVRQSAVGGRPPALRLCDAASRRTGDPKALDLYAAALEIESAENDPRRLGDIVTAVRERWPAVKGDRRTLRDAKRRVLRQLGAALRKVSDRVDTTPLYWELFRLGIEEDSYSIRLAVAQEFGAGGNAAFAVIRERVGLTSDPVREYEDRLEELRARKRREYETWAARMGRARSATSLSGAASTERVRRLQQDRKELNRRYRERRVALFREFVMRAWMVPMLLGSVDEAHRDEARERLTKWLRHLDPNFTGGAPDLPLALEAALAQGFKYAANRRSRHPEAYPGGRADLIRQAETVLQESRCWYAQLSLLHALCLWELEDCAGGHGGATAVQTVRRWLSMAGTVNAAPGRTDPSGATPRRCLHPFVAEAGDLVALALETGQPERFLWIDEKGVADNIGARTDTCGGHRRHSLWIPPSVGWSTLDPRAQRLVADVLVMLNLIERDGHPDEVEERLARAEQPGTPLPPCIRTDREPLRPGLKVGTSTPPEPGTTCLPDCTFQLCPYPPRGRLPRGEIREPFCRQQQALLPGRVRRFLPRGVRRKTPPWVGMRVRELDRFWGAMARRTRE comes from the coding sequence ATGACGAGGGTCGTCCGTCACCCGCCCGGCAAGGAGCGACCGCGTGACGCGCCGATGGCGACACTGGACCTGCGGCGCGCCGGCAACCGGGTCGGACACGGCCTCGTGGGCCGCTGGCACACCCTGACGATCCGTCTGGAGGCCCGCCGCGGCACCGCCCGCCCCAGGAAGTGGCACCGGCGGGTCTCCTACGCCAACATCACCCGGGCGATCTGGCTGGTCGCCGCGCTGGCGCTGCTCGCCTGGATCGGCGAGGGCGTGTTCATCCTCATCACCCACGACACGACCTGGTTCGAGCACTGGCGTCAGAACAACGAGGGCTTCGAGACCGTCTTCAAGTTCGTCGGCCCGATCCTCGCCGCCTCCGTCGCCGCCGCGCTGTTCCTGTTCTGGTGGTACCGCTGGACCAAACGGCGTTACCTCGCCAAGGCGCTGCGCGACCCCCGCAAGCTGGTGCCCACCGCCGGTCCCGACACCGCCGAGATCGTGGGCCGGGACGAGATCGCCCAGGTCATCGCCGAGCGGTTGCGGGAGCGCGACACCCGGCGGCCCTATCTGCTGGTCGGCGGCGTCGGCTCGGGCAAGACCGCCGTCCTCGTACGGCTCAGCGAACTCCTGGCCCACCAGAACGCCGTACCGGTGCCGATCCGGCTGCGGGACGCGGCGGACGGGTCGGATCTGAACTTCGAACGCCTGGCCAGACGGCGCTTCACCGACGAGGCGCCCAAGGGCATCCTGGCGCGCACCAAGACCGACCGGGTCTGGCAGCAGCTCCTCGCCGACGACAAGCCGGTCGTCCTCGCCGACGGGCTGGAGGAGGCCCTCCTCGACGACGGCCGTCAGCAGAGCCGGGACAACGTCATCCGCCGGGCCATCGAACGCGCCCACGAGGAGAAGCTGCCCCTGGTCATCGCCTCCCGGCCGCACAGCCCCCTGGAGAACACCTCCGCCGCGATCGTCGAACTGGAGCCGCTCGGCGAGGAGGCGGCCCTGCGCTTCGTCGAAGCGGGCGGACCCGGGACCGACGAGCGCCGACTGGACTGGATCGTGGAGACGGCCGAGGTGACCGAGTCACCGATCTACCTCCGGATCGTCCGCGAACTCCACCGGCGCGGAGCCCTGGAGCACGACAGTCCGGACCGCGCCCCCCACCACCTGAGCACCCGCGGCCGCGACCGGGCCGCCCTGCGGCTGTGGCTGCTGGAGAGCTGGGCCGAGGCGCTGTGCGAGGGGAAGCTGCGCGAGGAGGTCCCGCTGACGCCGCAGGAGCGCCGCGACACCCTGGAGGCGGTCTCGGCCCTGGCCTGCGTCGGACTGCTCCAGGACAAGCTGGAGGTCGGCTTCGCGGAACTGCTCGACCCGGAGGTCCTCCACCCCGGTCCCGCAAGCCGGGCCCGGGCCCGGCTGGAACACCTCTGGTCCGGGCGGGTGTTCGACCGCTACGGCAAGCAGGGCAACGTCCTCGCCGACTGGCAACGGCAGCGGATCTGGGAGGCGCTGTGCGAGCGGCTCGGCGACGAGGAACGCCGGAGGCTGCGCGAGGGCAACATGGACCAGTGCCACGCCGGTCTCGCCCGTCTCGCGGCCCAGGCGGGCCGGCTCAAACTGGTGGAGGGCTCCGAGCGCAAGGTCCGCTTCCCGCACAGCATCCTCCAGGCCTACCTGGGCCACCGCCTGTTGCACCAGATGGGGGAGCGGGGCGCCGGCGAACTGGTCGAGGGGGCGCTGCAACCGCCCGGCCCCAGCCGGGAACTGCTCATCGCCCTGGTGCTGCTGTCCCGGGCGAGGGAGACCGGGCTGCCGGCTCCCGGGAGCGGAATCCGGGCCGGTGTGCGCAAGGGGGTCGCCGAGCGGGTCCGCCAGTCGGCCGTCGGGGGACGCCCGCCGGCCCTGCGGCTGTGCGACGCCGCGAGCCGCCGCACGGGCGATCCGAAGGCCCTCGACCTGTATGCCGCGGCCCTGGAGATCGAGAGCGCGGAGAACGATCCCCGGCGGCTGGGCGACATCGTGACCGCGGTGCGCGAGCGCTGGCCCGCCGTCAAGGGCGACCGGCGCACCCTGAGGGACGCCAAGCGCAGGGTGCTCAGACAACTCGGAGCCGCCCTGCGCAAGGTGTCCGACCGGGTCGACACCACCCCGCTGTACTGGGAGCTCTTCCGGCTCGGCATCGAGGAGGACTCCTACTCCATCCGCCTGGCCGTCGCCCAGGAGTTCGGGGCCGGCGGCAACGCCGCGTTCGCCGTGATCCGTGAGCGGGTCGGTCTCACCAGCGACCCGGTGCGGGAGTACGAGGACCGGCTGGAGGAACTGAGGGCCCGAAAGCGGCGGGAGTACGAGACCTGGGCCGCCCGCATGGGCCGGGCGCGGTCGGCGACCTCGCTCTCGGGCGCCGCGTCGACCGAGCGCGTACGGCGGCTGCAGCAGGACCGCAAGGAACTGAACCGGCGCTACCGCGAACGACGGGTCGCCCTCTTCCGGGAGTTCGTGATGCGGGCCTGGATGGTCCCGATGCTCCTCGGCTCCGTCGACGAGGCCCACCGCGACGAGGCACGCGAACGCCTCACCAAGTGGCTGCGCCATCTCGACCCGAACTTCACCGGCGGCGCCCCCGATCTGCCGCTCGCCCTGGAGGCCGCGCTGGCCCAGGGCTTCAAGTACGCGGCCAACCGGCGGTCACGGCATCCGGAGGCCTACCCCGGCGGGCGCGCCGATCTGATCCGGCAGGCGGAGACCGTGCTGCAGGAGTCCCGGTGCTGGTACGCCCAGCTCAGCCTGTTGCACGCGCTGTGCCTGTGGGAACTCGAGGACTGCGCCGGCGGCCACGGCGGGGCCACCGCCGTACAGACCGTGCGGCGCTGGCTGTCGATGGCCGGCACGGTGAACGCGGCGCCGGGCCGCACCGACCCGTCCGGTGCGACGCCCCGGCGATGTCTGCATCCGTTCGTCGCCGAAGCCGGTGATCTGGTGGCCCTCGCCCTGGAGACCGGGCAGCCCGAGCGGTTCCTGTGGATCGACGAGAAGGGCGTCGCCGACAACATCGGGGCCCGCACCGACACCTGTGGGGGCCACCGCAGGCACAGTCTGTGGATTCCGCCGTCGGTCGGCTGGAGCACCCTGGACCCGCGCGCCCAACGGCTCGTCGCCGATGTCCTGGTGATGCTGAACCTCATCGAACGCGACGGGCACCCGGACGAGGTCGAGGAACGCCTGGCCCGCGCGGAGCAGCCGGGTACGCCCCTGCCGCCGTGCATCCGCACCGACCGGGAGCCGCTGCGGCCCGGGCTGAAGGTCGGGACGTCCACCCCGCCCGAACCGGGGACGACCTGTCTGCCCGACTGCACGTTCCAGCTCTGCCCCTACCCGCCGCGCGGCCGGCTGCCCCGCGGTGAGATCCGTGAGCCGTTCTGCCGGCAGCAGCAGGCGCTGCTGCCGGGGCGGGTGCGGCGCTTTCTGCCGCGGGGGGTGCGGCGGAAGACGCCGCCCTGGGTCGGGATGCGGGTGCGGGAGTTGGACCGTTTCTGGGGTGCGATGGCTCGGCGGACGCGGGAGTAG
- the cyc1 gene encoding epi-isozizaene synthase, with the protein MPAFPHSTTYSTTVTVAAPAVPPSLSLPVIEAAFLRQLHPYWPRLQEKTRTWLREKSLMPADKVAEYADGLCYTDLMAGYYLDASEEVLQAIADYSAWFFVWDDRHDRDAVHGRAAQWRRLRFRLHGALDAPAAHLRHPDPLVAGLADTAGRLFAFLPGTWNARFRRHFHAVIDAYDREFRNRLQGRIPTVEEYLALRRLTFAHWIWTDLLELSAGCELPRAVRLHPSFRRAALLSQEFAAWYNDLCSLPKEIAGDEVHNLGISLITHEGLTLEEAVDELRRRVEECISGFLTVEKDVLRLADRLDDGTVHGKELGAAVRACLANMRNWFSSVYWFHHESGRYMVDSWDDRSTPPYVNNEAAGEK; encoded by the coding sequence GTGCCAGCTTTCCCACACAGCACCACATACAGCACCACGGTGACGGTGGCCGCACCGGCGGTTCCGCCCTCGCTCTCTCTTCCGGTCATCGAGGCGGCCTTTCTCCGGCAACTGCATCCGTATTGGCCCCGGTTGCAGGAGAAGACCCGCACCTGGCTGCGGGAGAAAAGTCTCATGCCGGCGGACAAGGTCGCAGAATATGCCGACGGACTGTGCTACACGGATCTGATGGCGGGCTACTACCTCGACGCCTCCGAGGAGGTTCTGCAAGCCATAGCCGACTACAGCGCGTGGTTCTTCGTCTGGGACGACCGGCACGACCGCGACGCCGTCCACGGGCGCGCCGCGCAGTGGCGCCGGCTCAGGTTCCGGTTGCACGGCGCCCTGGACGCCCCGGCGGCCCACCTGCGCCATCCTGACCCGTTGGTGGCCGGGCTCGCCGACACCGCGGGCCGGCTCTTCGCGTTCCTGCCCGGCACCTGGAACGCGCGGTTCAGGCGTCACTTCCACGCCGTGATCGACGCGTACGACCGGGAATTCCGCAACCGTCTCCAAGGGCGGATTCCCACGGTCGAGGAATATCTCGCCCTGCGTCGGCTCACCTTTGCGCACTGGATCTGGACCGACCTCCTGGAACTGAGCGCGGGCTGCGAACTTCCCCGCGCGGTGCGACTTCATCCTTCCTTTCGGCGGGCGGCCCTGCTGAGTCAGGAATTCGCCGCCTGGTACAACGACCTCTGCTCGCTCCCGAAAGAAATCGCGGGCGATGAGGTGCACAATCTCGGAATCAGTCTCATCACCCATGAGGGACTGACCCTGGAAGAGGCAGTGGACGAACTGAGGCGGCGCGTCGAGGAATGCATATCCGGATTCCTCACCGTCGAGAAGGACGTCTTACGGCTCGCCGACCGGCTCGACGACGGGACGGTCCACGGAAAAGAACTCGGCGCCGCCGTACGGGCCTGCCTCGCGAACATGCGGAACTGGTTCAGTTCCGTCTACTGGTTCCACCACGAGTCCGGCCGGTACATGGTCGACAGCTGGGACGACCGGTCCACGCCCCCGTACGTCAACAACGAAGCGGCAGGTGAGAAATGA
- a CDS encoding bifunctional albaflavenone monooxygenase/terpene synthase, with the protein MTVESVKPESSGTTAPQEPPLAGGGFPLLGHGWKLARGPLAFLEQLRDHGDVVRLRLGPKTLYAVTAPELTGQLALSPDYIISGPLWESLEDLLGKEGVATANGPLHRRQRRTIQPAFRLDALPAYGPIMEEEAHALVERWSRGEVLDATAEGFRVSVRISARCLMRGTHMDSRSERITSALATLFAGMYQRMVLPLGPLYRVPIPANREFNRALADLHRLVDEIIAERRASGQKPDDLLTALLEATDENGDPIGEQEIHDQVVAILTPGSETAGSVVMSLLHVLTEHPDQVDKIREEVKNVVGDRPVAFGDVRKLRHTANVVVETMRLYPAVWILTRRAVTDTELGGYRIPAGADIVYSPYAVQRDPRSFERNEEFDPDRWVPGHSAQVPKYAMSPFGVGNRKCPSDHFSMAELTLITAVVARAFRFESAPGSDNRTRIGITLRPRRLLLRALPG; encoded by the coding sequence ATGACCGTCGAATCCGTGAAGCCCGAGTCCTCCGGGACGACAGCACCACAGGAACCGCCCCTGGCCGGCGGCGGGTTCCCGCTCCTCGGCCACGGCTGGAAGCTGGCCCGCGGCCCGCTGGCCTTCCTCGAACAGCTCCGCGACCACGGTGACGTCGTCCGCCTCAGGCTGGGACCCAAGACGCTGTACGCCGTCACCGCGCCCGAACTCACCGGGCAACTCGCCCTCAGCCCCGACTACATCATCTCCGGGCCCCTCTGGGAGTCCCTGGAGGACCTGCTGGGCAAGGAGGGCGTGGCCACCGCCAACGGCCCGCTCCACCGTCGGCAGCGGCGCACCATCCAGCCCGCGTTCCGGCTCGACGCCCTGCCGGCCTACGGGCCGATCATGGAGGAGGAGGCGCACGCGCTCGTCGAGCGCTGGAGCAGGGGCGAGGTCCTCGACGCCACCGCCGAGGGCTTCCGGGTGTCCGTGCGCATCTCCGCCCGCTGTCTGATGCGGGGCACCCACATGGACAGCCGGTCCGAGCGCATCACCTCGGCGCTCGCCACGCTGTTCGCCGGTATGTACCAACGCATGGTGCTGCCCCTCGGACCCCTTTATCGGGTACCGATTCCGGCCAACCGCGAATTCAACCGGGCACTGGCCGATCTCCACCGGCTCGTCGACGAGATCATCGCCGAGCGCCGGGCCTCCGGTCAAAAGCCGGACGATTTGCTGACGGCTTTGCTGGAGGCGACGGACGAGAATGGCGACCCGATCGGCGAACAGGAGATCCACGACCAGGTCGTCGCGATACTGACCCCGGGCAGCGAAACCGCCGGTTCCGTGGTCATGTCGTTGCTCCACGTCCTCACGGAGCATCCGGATCAAGTGGACAAGATCCGCGAGGAGGTGAAAAACGTCGTCGGTGACCGGCCGGTCGCATTCGGCGACGTCCGAAAGCTCCGGCACACGGCCAATGTGGTGGTCGAGACCATGCGGCTGTATCCCGCGGTATGGATATTGACCCGGCGCGCGGTGACCGACACCGAGCTCGGCGGATACCGCATTCCGGCCGGTGCGGACATCGTCTACAGCCCGTACGCGGTGCAGCGCGATCCGCGTTCGTTCGAGCGGAACGAGGAGTTCGATCCCGACCGCTGGGTGCCCGGCCACTCCGCTCAGGTGCCGAAGTACGCCATGTCGCCGTTCGGCGTCGGCAACCGCAAGTGCCCGAGCGACCACTTCTCGATGGCCGAACTCACACTGATCACCGCGGTGGTGGCGCGCGCGTTCCGCTTCGAGTCCGCGCCCGGCTCCGACAACCGCACCCGCATCGGCATCACGCTCCGGCCGCGCCGACTGCTGCTGAGGGCGCTGCCGGGGTGA